The Tautonia rosea genomic sequence GTTCATTCGTTGCCGAGTTGGCCGCGCGAAATCCGGTCCGATGCTCCACGGTCATGCTCCGCGTCGAGGCCCTGAACGACGTCGGCGGCTTTGACCCAGCATATCGCTATGCCGTCGACTGGGACTGCTGGCTCCGGATTGCCCGCTGCTGGTCGGTCGCCTGGCTCGCGACTCCCTCGGTCGCCGTCCGCTGGCATGCCGAGAGTGAAACGCACCGCTTTCATCGCGGGTCGTCCGATCTTGATGAGGTGGCCCAGCTCCTCGACCAGATCCACTCCCACGACGCCGCCGTCCTTCCCCATCCTCGTAATCTGCGCCGGTCCGCCAATCGATCCCTCTCGGCCGCCTACCTCAACCGATCACTCGACGCCCTTCACGCCGGCAACGCCCCCCTGGCCAGCTCGTGCCTCCGTCGCTCCCTCTCCCTGCATCGCCCCATTCTGTTTCGCATCCTTCGCGACCCTCGCCTCGCCTTCCAGATGGCCACACTTGCCATTGCTCCCCACTGGGCCTCACGACAATTCCAGCGACCTGATAAGCCGACAGACTCAGCGGGGTTCTGATCTCTCTGCGAGCGTCAAGGGCCACCATTCTTCCATACCCTCACAATCACGAGTGTATCGAGCGTAATGCACGTATCCCTGAATCCGGGCGGTCCTGGGATCATCCCCCGACACGCCTTTGAACCCTTCTCGAAGAAAACGTGACTACCCTTGTGAGAATTCGCGATCATTTCAGTGGGGAAGCGACTCCATCCTGTAATCGATTCGCCAGGCGGTTCGTACCTTCGACCCCTCCGCTCTTTGGCAATTTGCTCGGCTCTGGCAAACAACATTCGCCTTCGTCTTCGGTCGGTCCCGCTCGTCGCCAAACACACCCAAACCGGATCGAATCGCCAGCGCGAAACGAACCCATCGCTCTGTCTTGAATCCCGGAACGAACCCAACCAATACTCGCGAAGCCCTGAAATTGCAGTGACTTACACTTCAGGATGCCATGCGTTCCAGAGCGTTCCCGGTCACGATCCGAAGCGCGATCTCGCAGGCCGCTTGTCCCTCCGATTCGGGTCTGAAATGGCACGGTGAGCGGGGGATTCTGGCAGCAATGCTGGAGCGGAACCCGTTGCAATCGAAGATCATGCTCGAACTTGGGCTGGCTCGCATCGTAGAATGGTCTGCTCAGGACTGAGGCTTCTCCCCTCGATTCGCGAAATCCGACCCTTGGCGATTGCCGCTCATGGACCTCGTTCAACTTCAACCGATCGCGACCGGACCGAACGAGCCAAACCGGGCCTTGACCCAGTTGCCGGTCCTCGATGATCGAGCGCCTCGACTCCTTCCTCCCCTTCCCGCCACCCGATCGGAGATGGACGCCCGAGGGTGGGATGCCGTCGATGTCGTCTTCGTCACCGGAGACGCCTACGTCGATCACCCGTCCTTCGCGAACGGCATCCTTGCCCGGGTTCTGGAAGCCGCAGGCTACCGCGTCGCCGTGCTGTCTCAGCCCGACTGGAAGAGCGCCGACCCCTGGCGCACGTTCGGCCGCCCTCGCCTGTTCTTCGCCATCAGTGCGGGGAACATGGACAGCATGATCAACCACTACACGGCCAACAAGAAGGTCCGCAACGACGACGCCTATAGCCCTGGAGGCCGCATCGGACTTCGTCCCGACCGCGCGACGTTGCCCTACTGCCAGCGAGCCCGCGAGGCCTTCCCCGGCGTTCCGGTCATTGCCGGCGGGGTCGAGGCCTCCCTGCGACGCCTCGCACATTACGATTATTGGAGCGACACGGTCAAACGCTCCATCCTGCTCGACTCGAAGGCCGATCTAGTGGTCTTCGGCATGGGTGAGCAACCGATCCTGGAGATCGCCCGGCGGCTCGCCTCGGGAGAATCGATCAAGGACCTCCGCGACATGCGAGGCGTGGCCTATGCCCTGGGAGCTAAGGAATTGCCCCCGGCCGACTGCCTCGCGCTCCCGACCTTCGAGGAGGTCAGGTCCGACAAGGTCCAGTTTGCCAGGGCCACCCGGATGATCCACCAGGAAACGAACCCACTCAATGCCCGACGCCTCGTTCAGTATCACGATCGACAGGCGATCGTCTGCAACCCCCCGGCCTTACCCGTTACCGAGGCCGACATGGACCGCATCTACGACCTGCCTTACACCCGTCGGCCACACCCGATGTACGGCGACGAACCGATTCCGGCGTTTGAATCCATCAAGGACTCCGTGACCATCATGCGCGGCTGCTTCGGCGGCTGCACCTTTTGCTCAATCACCGCGCATCAAGGGCGGATCATCCAATCCCGCTCGAAGAATTCGATTCTCAAGGAGTTGCAGGCCATCGGCCAGGACCCCAACTTCAAGGGAGTTGTCTCCGATATCGGCGGCCCGACCGCGAACATGTACCAGATGACCTGCACCCGCCCCGAGGTCGAGGCCGTTTGCAAGCGTCAGTCCTGCGTTCATCCGAAGATTTGCAAGCTGCTCGGCACCGACCACGGCCCCTTGATCGACCTCATGAAAGAGAGCCGCGAAATTCCTGGTATTCGGAAGGTCCTGGTCGCCTCGGGCGTCCGCATGGACCTGGCGCAGCAATCCCCCGAGTACCTTCAAGAACTCGCCGCCCACCACGTCGGCGGCCACCTGAAAGTGGCCCCTGAGCACACTGACCCCGAAGTGTTGAAACGGATGAAGAAGCCGGAGATCAACGATTACGAATCGTTCGACACCGCCTTCCGTGCCGCCAGCCAGCGGGCCGGGAAGACCCAGTACACGGTCCCCTACTTCATTGCCTCGCACCCCGGCAGTGACCTGAAGGCGATGATCAACCTCGCCCTGTTCCTCAAGCGTAACGGCTACAAGCCCGACCAGGTCCAGGATTTCATCCCGGCCCCGTTCGATGTGGCGACCTGCATGTACTACACCGGGCTCGACCCGTTTACCGGCGAGGAAGTCTACATCGCCCGTCACCTCCGTGATCGGAAGCTTCAGCGGGCCTTGCTCCAGTTCTTCAAGCCCGAGAACTACTTTGAGGTCCGCGACGCCCTGCTGAAGGCTGGTCGATCCGACCTGATTGGAGCTGGGTGCGACTGCCTGATCCCCTCTCAGCCTCCAAAGGCCGCCCTTCGAGCCCGCATGGAACGAGCCAACAAGGCCATTGCCGAAGGTCGCTACGTCCACCAGATTGACTCGAAGTCGAAGTCCGATGGACAAGCCTCATTCGCTTCAGATTCAGAAAATTCTCGAAGTGGCAAAGGGCCACGATCAGCCGGCTATCGTCCGGGCCGTTCGGGCGCTCGGAGGCGAAAAGGATGAGGCCTCCTCGACCCGCTCGCAGCCGTCGCTCCGGCCCTTCCTCGACGCGTCCTCCTCGATTCGACCGCGATCAGGCCGAATCTGATGATCCGACGGCCTTGCTCGTTGAGCATGCGGTCTCCGCAGCGGACCTGGCCAGGGAAACCGCCTCAATTGCCTTGCAGGCAGAGTCGGCCGTGTTCGGCGATCACCGGCGGCCCGAGCCGCTCGTCACATCGTCTCTGAAGCGACTCCGAGCCTTTTCCCTGGTCGACCGTCTCTTTGTTTCTCGTTCGATTGATTCGCTCTTCCGCTGGTGGGGTTGGATCGAGCCACTCCGACTTGACCCAATTGAGTCAAGACTTCTGGTCGCCGTATTGCTCGATCGCTCGGAGATTCCCGAAGCGTGTCGCGTCTGGGCCCGCCAGATCGGTGTCGATCCCCGCTGCCTTTCTCCGATCGGCAACGCCCCCAGCTGGGCTCGTCGGGCCGAGGCCTTCCGTCGCCTCGTAGAACAGCCCCGGGCCACCACCGAACCCTGGGCCTTGTTTCCCCGCTGGCTTCGGGACGAACTCCTCGAACCGCCCGGCGGTCAGCCGCTCAAACACCGAGTCGCGGATTTCCTTCAGACACTCCAGCAGCCAAGCCCTCCCTGGATCCGAGTCTACCGAGGTCAGCCCGAGGTCATCTGGAATCAACTCCGGAGCGCCGGCTGTTCTCCTCACGTGCACTCCCAATATCCCGACGCCGCATTGCTCGATCCTGGAACCATCCTTCAATCACTCGAACCTTTTCGACGCGGTGATATCGTCTCGCAAGACCTCTCCTCCCTGGTCGTCATCGCCTCCTGTGATGCGGATCCAGGAGAACGTTGGTGGTACGCAGGCAAACCCCGAGGCGAACGGGCTGTTCTTCTCGCGGATCGAATGTCGGGTAAAGGCACCCTGATCGTCGCCGAACTTGACGCCAGGAACCGCGTAAGAACCGCCCGAATTGCCCAACGAGGCCCGTATTCGAATGTGGCCACGCGCATCTGGGATGGCCGTCACGTCGTCGGAAAGCCGGGGACGTATCATGGGGTATTACTCGAACCTCCCTGTACGGGCATGGGACTCTGGCGCCGAGATCCAGCTCTTCGTTGGCTCATGGATCGGGCTCACCTGAATCAAATGATCGAGCAGCAAGCCGGTCTGCTACGTGCCGTGGCCTCCGGGGTCCGTCCTGCAGGGGTCTTAATTTACGCGGTCCCCTCGCTCGTTCGCTCCGAGACAACGGATCAGGTCGAACGATTCCTCGGACAACATCCCGACTTTCAGCTCGATCCATTCCCCGATCCCATCGATGGAACTCCAACCGATGGAACCTTTGTTCTCTGGCCCGATCGGGCCGATACCGAGGCCTGGTACCTCGCCCGAATGATTCGATCCCCTGACGTGCGTCACAGCCTGGGCGAACGTTTCGTGAAGGAGACTTAATCCCGCACCACTTTAGAGCGAACCACGACCGTTCACCTGTTTTGGCGCAAAGCGATCTCGGAAATGGCTTCCCGCTCATTATCGCGGATCGCCCCGGGAACCCGGTGCACTAGAGGAGACTTGACAGTGTCCAAGGTTTCACTCAATAGTGCCATGAGGTTTACCAGATTCATCATCATCTTCGTAACACGATCTCCGAACCAGGTAGGAACTAACGGAGCTGTCTGATGCCTTTTATCGCTCCTCAAACGCCTCCTGACATCCACTTCCATCAGTTGCTTCGAGAAGCTCGTGATGGATCGACCGAAGCTCGTTGGCTCGTTGTTCAGCTCTTTCGAAAAATGATGCTAACGATCGCAAATGAGGAAGTGAATCAGGCGATTCAGGCACGTGAAGCTCCGTCTGATATCGTCCAAGAGACGATCGTTGAAGCACAGCGAGACCTGGATCGCTTCCACGGAATGACCGAAAGCGAAATGCGCGGGTGGCTCAAAAGGGTTTTAAAACGCAATATCCAGAACCTGCATCTGAAATATCGCACGATCAAGCGTGACCTGAATCGTGAACGCCCAATCGAAGTGAAATCTCAGATGAGTGATCCGAAGATGACCGATCCGGGCCCTTCACCGAGTTCGGTGCTGGATCGTCGGGAACGGCTCCAGGGTATTGATCGAGCCATGAAAACCCTGCCAAAGCACTATCAGCAGGTCATCGAACTGTACTATCGGAAAGGTCTAAGTTTCACCCAAATTGGTGAGATTATGGAGCGAACGGAAGGCGCTGTCCGACAACTTCACGCCCGTTCGCTTCATGAACTCAGCAAGCGAATGAGGTAGGTCAAGGATAAGGATACAGATAATAAAATGCTGAGCGACCTTCGTTGCGAACGTCGCTCAGCAAAGAGTTCGAGAGCTCAGCGATTTGTCATCCCCTCGAAGCGAGCGAGATTGTCAGTTACACTTTCGTCTGGGGATGCGTTGATTCGAGTCGGTGATGGTTGGTAGATGGCAGAAACTGCAGCCTGACGACTTGCCGTTTGCAAAGGCCAGGGAATGCAGCCAAGCACCAGACTCAACACCGCACAGGCACCAACTGCCGCCAGATTGGGCCAGGTGGGTCGAGATCGTTCCGTTGAGCTTGGGGTCTCAGCAGGGGAACCATAATACATGGCTGCGACGATTCGCAAGTAATAATAGGCACCCACGGCCGCATTGATGACACCGATCAACGCCAGAAGACGAAGCGAGGGGATCCCCTGGATCGGCTCTGTATTCCATGCGGAAACGAAGATAAAGAACTTGCCCCAGAATCCCGCAAGCGGTGGAACTCCGGCAAGGCTGAACAGACAGAGTGCCATGGCAAGAGCCAGAAGGGGTCGAGTGCGAGACAGACCGGAAAGGTCATCGATCGTCTCCGCTCGCTCACCAGCAGCTTCAAGAAGGAGGATCACCCCGAAGGCTCCCAGCGTCATCAACGCATAGGCGGCCAGGTAAAAGAGAATCCCTTCGGCCCCTGAATTAGCTCCGAGATTCGAAGGATCTTCGACCGTGGCAAACGCCGCCGCAATACCAATCATCAGATAACCGGCATGGGCAATCGAAGAATAGGCGAACAGGCGCTTGAGGTTGGTCTGGACCAAGGCAACCGTATTGCCGAGCACCAAGGTTGTCGCAGCGATGATCCATGCCAGGAATACCGCACGCTCCGCGAGCATTGGATCACCCACACTGACCACCGAGGTGAGGACGCGGAGCATCGCCACAAAGCCGATACCCTTGGGAATCCAGGCAAGCAGGGCGGTGATGATGGTGGGAGCCCCCTGATAAACGTCGGGAGCATAAAAGTGAAACGGTACTGCGGCGACCCGAAAGCCGAGCCCAGCGGTGATGAACACAACCGCAATGAGTCCGAACGTGACGTTTCCGGAGGTGATGATGCCGTCACCCTCATGCATCAGGAACGCCAACGCTTTGAGATTCGTGACGCCGGTCAACCCATAGAGATAGGCAAATCCGAAGAGCAGTAAGCCTGTTGAGAAGACACTCAAGAAAAAGTACTTCGTCGCAGCTTCTTGAGCCTGTCGATCACGCCTGGGCAAGTAGAGCAAGAGGTAGGTCGGGATCGAGATCAGTTCGAGTCCGACAAAGAGAAAGACCAGCTCATTCGCCGCACTCACCAGCATCGAACCCGCGATAATAAAGAGGATCGCGCCGAAAAACTCGGGGGCTCGATCATCTCCGATTTGGTTTGAACCGAGTGCAAGTAAAATCAGACCCGTTAGGAGAAAGGCTAGTCTCGAATAGAGGGAGAGGGCGTCATTCAGAGCGACCGCTCCGTAAACGAAGTCAGTCGTGTCAAACCGTGCAATTGCGAGCAGGGTTACGAGCGAAGCAACGATTGCTGCGCCTGAGAGTCCAGCCCAGAGAGACCGCCCCCATCGCACGAATGGACCTGCCACCATGATGGTCGCGGCGGAGATCGAGAGAACGATTTCCGGCAGCAAGATCAGGAGTGTCCGCGAGAGTGTTTCCGACTGATCGGGAGTCATTGGGCGATCACCTGCGCCGGTCCGGCGAGAAAGGCTCGAGGCGGCACTGTGTCGCGCTCGGCCGTGACGGTCTGTGTCGAATCAGCGGACCGAGCCACTCCCACCTCAGGGAAACGAGCGACAATTGGCTCGATCGAAGGAGTGATCCGGTCAAAGAACGGTTTGGGATAAACGCCAATCAATACGATGAGGATCAACAATGGTGCCAGCCCGGCGATTTCGTACCACTGCACCGGAGGAACCTGGGGCTGGTGAGAATGCCCGTGGCCGTGCTGCTCTGGCTCTCGAAGCGGACCGAAGACTACACGTTGAAGCATCACGAAGAGATAATAGGCGCCGAGAATGATCCCGAAGCCAGCGAACACCGCAGCGACGGGGAATCGGGCAAAGGTTCCGACGAGAATGGGAAACTCTCCGACGAACCCGTTCAGGCCCGGAACCGCAGCCGAACCGAGTGATGCGAGGATCAAGAAGAAGGCAAGCAAGGGCATCCGGTTCCAGACCCCGCCCATCTGGCTCATCTCTCTCGTGTGGTATCGCTCGTAGAGAATTCCAACACAAGCAAAGAGCGCCCCGGTGGTCAGACCGTGATTGATCATTTGAAGCACGGCACCATCGACACTCACCAAGGTCATCGAGAACAACCCCAGCGCGATGAAACCCATGTGGCTGACCGAGCTGTATGCAACGAGTCGTTTCACGTCAGACTGTGCCAGGGCAGTCAGTGCTCCATAGAGAATCCCGATGACAGCGATTGTGACCAACATGGGGGCGAGGGCAGAGGCTCCCATCGGTGTCATGGCCAGATTGAAACGGAGGAAACCGTAACCGCCAACCTTAAGCAAAACACCCGCGAGCAAGACGGAACCCGCCGTGGGAGCT encodes the following:
- a CDS encoding glycosyltransferase family 2 protein, whose product is MTPTSVPLTIALPTYNGARHLAETLRSILDQSVADPFDLLVSDDRSEDETLTIIRQLAGDRARILINPERLGLAGNWNRCASLATTPLLAIIHQDDRLLPGHLAAHLAAFAQHPRLGMTCGAFQVIDAAGSPISPSVIERPDLGPTDRFFPPGSFVAELAARNPVRCSTVMLRVEALNDVGGFDPAYRYAVDWDCWLRIARCWSVAWLATPSVAVRWHAESETHRFHRGSSDLDEVAQLLDQIHSHDAAVLPHPRNLRRSANRSLSAAYLNRSLDALHAGNAPLASSCLRRSLSLHRPILFRILRDPRLAFQMATLAIAPHWASRQFQRPDKPTDSAGF
- a CDS encoding YgiQ family radical SAM protein, whose product is MDARGWDAVDVVFVTGDAYVDHPSFANGILARVLEAAGYRVAVLSQPDWKSADPWRTFGRPRLFFAISAGNMDSMINHYTANKKVRNDDAYSPGGRIGLRPDRATLPYCQRAREAFPGVPVIAGGVEASLRRLAHYDYWSDTVKRSILLDSKADLVVFGMGEQPILEIARRLASGESIKDLRDMRGVAYALGAKELPPADCLALPTFEEVRSDKVQFARATRMIHQETNPLNARRLVQYHDRQAIVCNPPALPVTEADMDRIYDLPYTRRPHPMYGDEPIPAFESIKDSVTIMRGCFGGCTFCSITAHQGRIIQSRSKNSILKELQAIGQDPNFKGVVSDIGGPTANMYQMTCTRPEVEAVCKRQSCVHPKICKLLGTDHGPLIDLMKESREIPGIRKVLVASGVRMDLAQQSPEYLQELAAHHVGGHLKVAPEHTDPEVLKRMKKPEINDYESFDTAFRAASQRAGKTQYTVPYFIASHPGSDLKAMINLALFLKRNGYKPDQVQDFIPAPFDVATCMYYTGLDPFTGEEVYIARHLRDRKLQRALLQFFKPENYFEVRDALLKAGRSDLIGAGCDCLIPSQPPKAALRARMERANKAIAEGRYVHQIDSKSKSDGQASFASDSENSRSGKGPRSAGYRPGRSGARRRKG
- a CDS encoding sigma-70 family RNA polymerase sigma factor — its product is MPFIAPQTPPDIHFHQLLREARDGSTEARWLVVQLFRKMMLTIANEEVNQAIQAREAPSDIVQETIVEAQRDLDRFHGMTESEMRGWLKRVLKRNIQNLHLKYRTIKRDLNRERPIEVKSQMSDPKMTDPGPSPSSVLDRRERLQGIDRAMKTLPKHYQQVIELYYRKGLSFTQIGEIMERTEGAVRQLHARSLHELSKRMR
- a CDS encoding NADH-quinone oxidoreductase subunit N, which encodes MTPDQSETLSRTLLILLPEIVLSISAATIMVAGPFVRWGRSLWAGLSGAAIVASLVTLLAIARFDTTDFVYGAVALNDALSLYSRLAFLLTGLILLALGSNQIGDDRAPEFFGAILFIIAGSMLVSAANELVFLFVGLELISIPTYLLLYLPRRDRQAQEAATKYFFLSVFSTGLLLFGFAYLYGLTGVTNLKALAFLMHEGDGIITSGNVTFGLIAVVFITAGLGFRVAAVPFHFYAPDVYQGAPTIITALLAWIPKGIGFVAMLRVLTSVVSVGDPMLAERAVFLAWIIAATTLVLGNTVALVQTNLKRLFAYSSIAHAGYLMIGIAAAFATVEDPSNLGANSGAEGILFYLAAYALMTLGAFGVILLLEAAGERAETIDDLSGLSRTRPLLALAMALCLFSLAGVPPLAGFWGKFFIFVSAWNTEPIQGIPSLRLLALIGVINAAVGAYYYLRIVAAMYYGSPAETPSSTERSRPTWPNLAAVGACAVLSLVLGCIPWPLQTASRQAAVSAIYQPSPTRINASPDESVTDNLARFEGMTNR
- a CDS encoding complex I subunit 4 family protein, coding for MATLLVITVLLPLLGGLVLLLAPRLDHTVARSGALVTTLITLALSLILTFAFQVGSADPQFSTQSSEGHYGLPWVSLGDGSGIRFAMGLDGLGLSLFTLTALLMITAVFSSWSSIVDRSPTYYALLLFLETGLLGLFASLDVVLFYIFFEFTLIPLFFLVGLFGGPERKRASITFFLYTLAGSLLTLLGVIALIVVHYKYTPEHVLTFSIPELTSGLANLPWDDWNNTRTIVGPDGYGTFLLQPQVLIFLLLFAGFAIKVPLFPFHTWLPLAHVEAPTAGSVLLAGVLLKVGGYGFLRFNLAMTPMGASALAPMLVTIAVIGILYGALTALAQSDVKRLVAYSSVSHMGFIALGLFSMTLVSVDGAVLQMINHGLTTGALFACVGILYERYHTREMSQMGGVWNRMPLLAFFLILASLGSAAVPGLNGFVGEFPILVGTFARFPVAAVFAGFGIILGAYYLFVMLQRVVFGPLREPEQHGHGHSHQPQVPPVQWYEIAGLAPLLILIVLIGVYPKPFFDRITPSIEPIVARFPEVGVARSADSTQTVTAERDTVPPRAFLAGPAQVIAQ